A region from the Mucilaginibacter sp. CSA2-8R genome encodes:
- a CDS encoding bifunctional alpha,alpha-trehalose-phosphate synthase (UDP-forming)/trehalose-phosphatase, with translation MSRLFVVANRLPISIEKQGDKITYRQASGGLVTAVSAFLNKENNRFTQKIWAGVAGCSEILWQAAADSINTDYDFKPLFIPAKQYDQYYNGFSNSVLWPLFHYFPSFADYQPSYFDAYLKVNTEFAGTLLKTLNADDTVWIHDYHLLPLAAMLRKKLPGLTIGFFLHIPFPSYELFRVIPREWQQELLSGMLGADVIGFHTEDYQSHFINCVKKVLKVRNEGHEIHWQGRNVRTGAFPIGVDFERFNHASTNLEVLSKRAEYLRSKQDKQLLFSVDRLDYTKGVFNRLKGYREFLVQNPGYRGKVVFALVIVPSRDSIGKYAERKSLIDEYIGNFNSRFGNISWQPVIYQYGHLSFEELLGLYTACDLALITPLRDGMNLVAKEFVASRRDKQGVLVLSEMAGAAHELTEALLINPNDRKEIARMIRTGLEMSPAEQEKRMTAMQSRISSYNVVAWAKAFFAKLDEVRHAQQKSEPQLLDNFAKAQMLEQYNKAKKRLLLLDYDGTLAPFAANPNDAAPLPIVIQLLKKLGSDPKNSVYIVSGRDSVSLQNWLGHLPVGLIAEHGTKIMDRGGEWQTRSAPEALMALAEVTQLMEQFLNQCPGSFIEKKDFSVAWHYRKADLALSGIKAKQLLDALMASVDLSTLSVLNGHKVIEVKGANINKGLAVKKMLNPQSPEFILCIGDDQTDEDMFKVLHDNKAAFTVKVGNEPTLAAHNVLTPYLVHELLQRLSTTADLVQTF, from the coding sequence ATGTCCAGATTATTTGTGGTAGCTAATCGGCTGCCTATTTCTATAGAAAAACAAGGAGACAAAATTACGTATCGCCAGGCCTCCGGTGGTTTAGTAACTGCCGTAAGTGCATTTTTAAATAAAGAGAATAACCGTTTCACTCAAAAAATATGGGCAGGTGTGGCCGGATGTTCTGAGATATTGTGGCAGGCCGCAGCCGACTCGATTAACACCGACTATGATTTTAAGCCGCTTTTTATACCTGCCAAACAGTACGATCAATATTATAATGGTTTTTCCAATTCAGTACTTTGGCCGTTATTTCATTACTTCCCGTCATTTGCCGATTATCAGCCTTCTTATTTCGACGCTTATCTTAAAGTAAACACTGAGTTTGCTGGAACCTTACTCAAAACACTAAACGCCGACGATACCGTTTGGATACATGATTATCACTTGTTGCCATTGGCCGCAATGCTTCGTAAAAAATTGCCCGGGCTTACCATTGGGTTCTTTTTGCATATTCCATTCCCCTCATACGAGCTGTTCAGGGTTATCCCACGCGAGTGGCAGCAAGAGTTGCTTAGTGGTATGCTGGGTGCAGATGTAATTGGCTTTCACACCGAAGATTATCAGTCGCACTTCATCAACTGTGTTAAAAAAGTACTCAAGGTGCGTAACGAAGGGCATGAAATTCATTGGCAGGGTAGAAATGTACGTACGGGTGCGTTTCCCATCGGCGTTGATTTTGAACGCTTCAACCATGCATCTACTAATCTTGAAGTATTATCAAAACGGGCCGAGTATCTGCGTTCTAAGCAAGACAAACAATTACTTTTTTCGGTGGATAGGCTGGATTATACCAAAGGTGTGTTTAACCGTTTAAAAGGCTACCGCGAGTTTTTGGTGCAAAATCCGGGCTATCGCGGTAAGGTCGTGTTTGCATTGGTCATTGTGCCTTCGCGCGACAGCATCGGCAAATATGCTGAACGCAAGAGTCTGATTGACGAGTATATCGGCAACTTTAACAGCCGGTTTGGTAACATAAGCTGGCAGCCAGTCATTTACCAATATGGACACTTATCTTTCGAAGAATTGCTTGGCCTGTATACGGCCTGTGATTTAGCATTGATTACTCCGTTGAGGGATGGGATGAATTTAGTTGCCAAAGAATTTGTGGCTTCCCGGCGCGACAAACAAGGCGTATTGGTGTTAAGCGAAATGGCCGGTGCTGCGCATGAGTTGACCGAGGCGTTGCTCATTAATCCTAACGACCGGAAAGAGATCGCCCGCATGATTCGTACCGGTTTGGAAATGAGCCCGGCTGAGCAGGAAAAACGGATGACGGCAATGCAAAGCCGTATAAGTTCTTACAACGTAGTCGCCTGGGCAAAGGCGTTTTTTGCTAAACTTGATGAGGTACGGCATGCACAGCAAAAAAGTGAGCCGCAGTTATTGGATAACTTTGCCAAAGCCCAAATGCTTGAGCAGTATAACAAGGCCAAAAAGAGACTTTTGCTACTGGATTATGATGGTACCTTAGCGCCGTTTGCAGCTAACCCCAACGATGCTGCACCTTTGCCCATCGTTATACAACTACTTAAAAAACTGGGCAGCGATCCTAAAAACAGCGTGTACATTGTTTCGGGGAGAGACAGCGTTTCTTTGCAAAATTGGCTAGGTCATTTACCGGTTGGGTTAATTGCTGAACATGGAACCAAAATAATGGATCGAGGCGGCGAATGGCAAACACGATCTGCTCCTGAAGCTTTGATGGCCTTAGCGGAGGTAACACAGCTGATGGAACAGTTTTTAAACCAATGCCCTGGATCTTTTATAGAGAAGAAAGACTTTTCGGTAGCCTGGCATTACCGTAAAGCCGACTTAGCGTTATCGGGCATTAAAGCCAAACAGTTGCTGGATGCGCTGATGGCAAGCGTCGATCTGTCAACATTAAGTGTGCTAAACGGGCACAAGGTAATTGAAGTAAAAGGTGCCAATATCAACAAAGGATTAGCTGTCAAAAAAATGCTCAATCCGCAAAGTCCGGAGTTTATACTTTGCATCGGCGACGACCAGACTGATGAGGATATGTTTAAGGTGTTACACGACAATAAGGCGGCGTTCACCGTCAAAGTAGGTAACGAACCTACGCTGGCAGCCCACAATGTGCTTACACCTTATCTGGTACATGAGTTATTACAGCGGCTAAGTACAACTGCCGACCTTGTGCAAACATTTTAA
- a CDS encoding DUF2254 domain-containing protein: MTKIIKWLRKHYSKIISSIAFYPAIIAVSFLLISIIMLKIDFSEAGKSFKQQLSWLSLKDASTARSILTTIAGGIISLTVFSFSMVMIILNQAASQMSNRILNSMIENRFQQIILGTYIGTIVYALFLLSTIRDISTGIYVPAISIYTLILLTIVDIFLFIYFLDYVTQTVKFETVIKRIQTQTLKAMEQQFCTDTPATFELAQLFIKLPADESGYFQGFDQPRLLDLLTAHQLEIVFLHAKGTYLIKGAALAQVYGTTAIPEKLSKELYLCIDFYSGQPIERNPEYGFRQLSEVAIKALSPGINDPATAVLSIHALTDLFAYRLNHCLPRLINDDQGKRRISQKIAEFDALFEDCIFPIWQYGKDDRYIHQGLQQMLEQLRCVPGRHQQADVFQALERRMQTGPKASGGT, from the coding sequence ATGACAAAAATTATTAAATGGCTGCGTAAGCATTATTCTAAAATCATCAGCAGCATAGCCTTTTACCCGGCCATTATTGCGGTCAGCTTCCTGCTGATCTCCATAATCATGCTTAAAATTGATTTTTCCGAAGCGGGGAAAAGCTTTAAACAGCAACTGAGCTGGCTGAGTTTGAAAGATGCCAGTACAGCCCGCTCCATATTGACGACGATCGCAGGAGGCATCATTTCGCTCACCGTATTTAGTTTTTCCATGGTGATGATTATTCTGAACCAAGCCGCCTCGCAAATGAGTAACCGCATTTTGAACAGCATGATCGAGAATCGTTTCCAGCAGATCATTCTCGGAACTTACATTGGCACGATTGTCTACGCGCTGTTTTTACTCAGCACCATCCGCGATATCAGCACTGGTATCTACGTACCTGCCATAAGCATATATACCCTCATCTTGCTTACCATCGTGGACATTTTTCTATTTATTTATTTTCTAGACTACGTTACCCAGACGGTAAAATTTGAGACGGTTATTAAACGAATACAAACGCAAACGCTTAAGGCGATGGAGCAGCAGTTTTGTACGGATACCCCAGCTACTTTTGAGCTGGCCCAGCTGTTCATTAAACTTCCGGCAGACGAATCAGGCTATTTTCAGGGATTTGATCAGCCTCGCCTGCTTGATCTATTGACCGCTCACCAGCTGGAAATTGTCTTTCTGCATGCCAAGGGAACCTATCTCATCAAAGGAGCGGCCTTAGCTCAAGTTTATGGAACAACCGCAATACCTGAAAAACTTAGCAAAGAATTATATCTATGCATTGATTTTTACAGCGGGCAACCTATTGAACGAAACCCTGAGTATGGTTTCCGGCAACTGTCCGAGGTCGCCATCAAGGCACTCAGCCCGGGCATCAATGACCCGGCAACGGCTGTATTGAGCATTCATGCATTAACGGACCTGTTTGCTTACCGGCTGAATCATTGCTTGCCGCGGCTAATCAACGACGATCAGGGCAAGCGGAGAATCAGCCAGAAAATTGCTGAATTTGATGCGCTGTTTGAGGATTGCATTTTTCCTATCTGGCAATATGGGAAAGACGATCGTTATATTCATCAGGGACTCCAGCAAATGCTGGAGCAGCTTCGCTGCGTTCCCGGGCGACACCAGCAAGCGGACGTTTTTCAAGCATTAGAACGCCGGATGCAAACCGGTCCTAAGGCATCCGGCGGGACGTAA
- a CDS encoding mechanosensitive ion channel family protein: protein MANASERSNPGNAGHCCSNLIIYGVNRLFRLLYRRLTAMQGRHINGLKIKNYEVFNAGQQLSVINGLLLLTKWILILLVLYLALPVLFGIFPFTRDLSGRLLNYILTPVTRIAHAVWNYVPNLITVIVLLVIFRYILRVFRYLKTEIERGQLHIPGFYADWAGPTYQIIRVLIMSFMLIVIFPYLPGSDSPIFKGVSVFMGVLFTFGSAGALSNVVAGLVLTYMRVFRIGDRVKIGEVTGDVVEKTVLVTRIKTIKNELVSIPNSTVMSSHTTNYTSEAAAAGLIIHTTVTIGYGVPWRQVYELLITAATQTAFIEKDPAPFVLQTGLEDYYVSYNINAYTKEPGKQALIYSSLHANIQDCFNQAGVEIMSPHYRAVRDGNQVTTPASYLPPNYKAPSFRFRREE, encoded by the coding sequence ATGGCAAACGCTTCTGAGAGAAGCAATCCTGGCAATGCTGGTCATTGCTGTAGTAACCTGATTATTTACGGTGTAAACCGCCTGTTTCGTTTACTTTATAGGCGCTTAACCGCCATGCAGGGCAGGCATATTAATGGCTTGAAGATTAAAAATTATGAAGTTTTCAATGCCGGTCAGCAGCTTTCTGTAATCAACGGTTTACTCTTGCTCACCAAATGGATTTTAATATTACTGGTTTTGTACCTGGCCTTGCCTGTACTTTTTGGCATATTTCCGTTCACCCGGGATTTGTCCGGCCGGTTGCTGAACTACATCCTTACCCCGGTGACGCGCATTGCTCACGCCGTATGGAATTATGTGCCTAACTTGATTACAGTCATTGTCCTATTGGTAATTTTCCGGTATATCCTTCGTGTCTTCCGGTACCTTAAGACCGAAATCGAGCGGGGGCAGTTGCATATCCCCGGCTTTTATGCCGATTGGGCAGGTCCGACTTATCAAATCATCCGCGTGCTGATCATGTCCTTTATGCTCATCGTGATTTTTCCTTACCTGCCGGGATCCGATTCGCCCATATTTAAAGGCGTTTCTGTATTTATGGGTGTCCTTTTTACGTTTGGCTCAGCCGGGGCACTCAGCAATGTGGTAGCCGGCCTGGTATTAACTTACATGCGTGTCTTCCGCATTGGCGACCGGGTAAAAATTGGCGAGGTTACGGGAGATGTCGTTGAAAAGACAGTTTTGGTGACCCGGATCAAGACGATCAAAAATGAGCTGGTATCTATACCCAATTCAACCGTCATGTCGAGCCATACCACCAACTACACCAGTGAAGCTGCAGCTGCGGGCTTAATAATTCACACAACGGTAACTATTGGCTATGGTGTGCCCTGGCGACAGGTTTATGAATTGCTTATTACTGCGGCCACTCAGACTGCATTTATCGAAAAGGACCCAGCTCCTTTTGTACTGCAGACCGGCCTGGAAGATTATTACGTCAGTTACAATATCAATGCCTATACCAAAGAACCAGGTAAACAAGCCTTGATCTACTCCAGCCTGCATGCTAACATCCAGGACTGCTTTAATCAGGCGGGCGTAGAAATCATGTCACCACATTACCGGGCCGTTAGGGATGGCAATCAGGTTACAACGCCAGCCAGTTATCTGCCCCCAAATTATAAGGCGCCCTCCTTCCGGTTTCGCAGGGAAGAGTAG
- a CDS encoding universal stress protein codes for MKAILQDILIPIDLSDTSFNALNTAINMARRHQARLHLLYVSDIMFYYPKVGDLTAVQLMAAEVMEKDAYLLEKLTASIKAAHRVDCRLYTVTGNRNLMIKEWVQQNPVDLTILGLSPSATDASYLFDSLPYQLLQATNSHVLTVPADKSVDRFQHIIYPVQSTGTPMSKFPLTRQIAEKNNADVSVISLIERADADISSSLNRFSARVKFRLDGMARSVTTGQHYTHDRAASLASICRTEVADLVVIEADTQRNIKEYFFGNFTQKMLRNPDAAVLCINPSQRAGNTTSLLTDRVGKRRLQVAY; via the coding sequence ATGAAAGCTATCCTTCAAGATATATTAATTCCTATCGACCTTTCTGATACCTCATTCAATGCCTTAAATACGGCCATCAATATGGCACGCAGACATCAGGCCAGGCTCCATTTGTTATATGTCAGTGATATCATGTTTTATTACCCAAAGGTCGGCGATCTGACGGCCGTTCAGTTGATGGCAGCTGAGGTGATGGAAAAAGATGCTTATTTGCTCGAAAAATTGACAGCCTCGATTAAAGCCGCTCACCGGGTCGATTGCCGGCTGTATACGGTAACGGGGAACCGTAACCTGATGATCAAAGAATGGGTGCAGCAAAACCCGGTTGACTTGACGATCCTTGGCTTGTCGCCCAGTGCGACCGATGCGTCCTACCTTTTCGACAGTCTCCCTTATCAATTGCTGCAAGCCACGAACAGTCATGTGCTTACCGTTCCCGCAGACAAGTCTGTAGACCGCTTCCAGCACATTATCTATCCTGTGCAAAGTACAGGTACACCGATGTCTAAATTCCCGCTGACGCGTCAGATTGCTGAAAAGAATAATGCGGATGTATCGGTCATCAGCCTGATTGAGCGCGCGGATGCGGACATTTCCAGTAGTTTGAACCGGTTTTCAGCGCGGGTTAAGTTTCGGTTGGACGGAATGGCCAGGTCGGTAACGACCGGGCAGCATTATACACATGACCGGGCAGCATCGCTGGCCTCGATATGCCGGACGGAGGTGGCTGACCTGGTGGTCATAGAAGCAGACACCCAAAGAAATATCAAAGAGTACTTTTTTGGAAATTTTACTCAAAAAATGCTCCGCAACCCGGATGCCGCAGTACTGTGTATTAATCCATCGCAACGTGCTGGAAATACGACTTCACTGTTAACAGACCGCGTCGGGAAAAGGCGTCTGCAGGTCGCTTACTAA